In the Setaria italica strain Yugu1 chromosome VI, Setaria_italica_v2.0, whole genome shotgun sequence genome, one interval contains:
- the LOC101763568 gene encoding alpha carbonic anhydrase 7 produces MGRPARHHPRGLAAGAALLAAAVLLLFSAAAPGARAQQETEDEHEFSYDPRDEHGPAHWGRIKAEWANCSAGGMQSPIDLAHERVTLVRALGYLDHSYRPAQASIVNRGHDIMVRFKGDAGSVVINGTAYYLRQLHWHAPTEHTVDGRQYDMELHLVHQSAEGKAAVIGVLYEVGAHDAFLHALEPAIHRIADRRDREEPVGVVDPRGARGRASVYYRYMGSLTTPPCTEGVIWTIVKRVRTVSKYQLELLREAVHDDMEKNARPLQEVNDRDISIFRPKPHRHY; encoded by the exons ATGGGTCGTCCAGCTCGCCACCACCcccgcggcctcgccgccggcgcggcgctcctcgcggcggcggtcctcctcctcttctccgccgccgcgccgggcgcCAGGGCGCAGCAGGAGACCGAGGACGAGCACGAGTTCAGCTACGACCCCCGCGACGAGCACGGGCCGGCGCACTGGGGCCGGATCAAGGCGGAGTGGGCCAACTGCAGCGCCGGCGGGATGCAGTCCCCCATCGACCTCGCCCACGAGCGCGTCACGCTGGTGCGCGCCCTCGGCTACCTCGACCACTCCTACCGCCCCGCGCAGGCCTCCATCGTCAACCGCGGCCACGACATCATG GTGAGGTTCAAGGGCGACGCCGGGAGCGTGGTGATCAACGGCACGGCGTACTACCTCAGGCAGCTGCACTGGCACGCGCCGACCGAGCACACCGTCGACGGCCGGCAGTACGACATGGAGCTGCACCTGGTGCACCAGAGCGCCGAGGGCAAGGCTGCGGTGATCGGCGTCCTCTACGAGGTCGGCGCCCACGACGCGTTCCTGCACGCGCTGGAGCCCGCCATCCACCGGATCGCCGACCGCCGGGACAGGGAGGAGCCCGTCGGCGTCGTGGacccgcgcggcgcgcgcggcaggGCCAGCGTCTACTACCGCTACATGGGGTCCCTCACCACGCCGCCCTGCACCGAGGGGGTCATCTGGACCATCGTCAAGAGG GTTCGCACCGTGTCCAAGTACCAGCTGGAGCTTCTCAGGGAAGCCGTGCACGAC GACATGGAGAAGAACGCGAGGCCGCTGCAGGAGGTGAACGACAGGGACATCAGCATCTTCCGGCCAAAGCCCCATAGGCATTACTAG